From the genome of Fundulus heteroclitus isolate FHET01 chromosome 7, MU-UCD_Fhet_4.1, whole genome shotgun sequence, one region includes:
- the LOC118563641 gene encoding vegetative cell wall protein gp1-like, whose translation MTTLRLTVPSLLSPESASESPTAASHATAQVCVGVVHASTQGTVGPAPPTSEGPAPLPHATAEACVGARTTAAAFTGVVRSTAPGTEGPILPTSEGPAPLPHAMAEACVGARTAAFRPDAVHSRAPKTGVPAAHATALVCVGVHVPAPVVTEMPAPPVVPKPPEIPSVPKPPEIPVIPKPPEIPVVLKPSATQPPGAPKPPAEPLPWLSICSCPAHSSSLNSPAPPGRRLPLRPLNGRPPPGRPPELSVFFPRPPFVSPVLFLFFVVVWNPTLRGR comes from the coding sequence ATGACAACTCTCCGCTTGACAGTGCCCAGCCTGCTCTCTCCCGAGTCGGCTTCTGAAAGCCCCACTGCTGCatcacacgccacggcccaagtCTGCGTGGGTGTGGTGCACGCCAGTACGCAGGGCACAGTGGGACCGGCCCCGCCGACATCCGAAGGCCCAGCTCCACTGCCGCACGCCACGGCCgaagcctgcgtgggtgcgcgcaccactgctgctgctttcacGGGTGTGGTGCGTTCCACTGCGCCGGGCACAGAAGGTCCAATCCTGCCGACGTCTGAAGGCCCAGCTCCGCTGCCGCACGCCATGGCCgaagcctgcgtgggtgcgcgCACCGCTGCTTTCCGCCCGGATGCGGTGCACTCCAGAGCGCCGAAAACAGGGGTTCCtgctgcgcacgccacggccTTAGTCTGCGTGGGTGTGCACGTCCCTGCACCGGTCGTCACAGAGATGCCTGCGCCCCCCGTCGTTCCCAAGCCTCCAGAGATCCCCAGCGTTCCCAAGCCTCCAGAGATCCCCGTCATTCCCAAGCCTCCAGAGATCCCCGTCGTCCTCAAGCCGTCGGCCACACAGCCTCCCGGCGCACCCAAGCCACCAGCCGAACCGTTGCCCTGGCTCTCAATCTGCAGCTGTCCAGCACACTCAAGCTCCCTCAATTCCCCAGCACCCCCGGGCCGACGTTTGCCACTCAGACCCTTAAACGGCCGCCCGCCTCCTGGTCGGCCACCAGAACTCTCCGTGTTTTTCCCCAGACCTCCCTTTGTTagccctgttttgtttttgttttttgtggtcGTCTGGAATCCGACCTTGAGGGGGAGGTGA